GAACCTTGACCCCTACGCGGGCCGAGCCATCATCGCAGACGGCGTCGCCACCACCCTGGCAGGGTTTGGCGGCGGTTCCGGCACCACCACCTACGCGGAGAACATTGGGGTCATGGCAGCCACCAAGGTGTACTCCACAGCGGCCTACTGGGTGGCGGGAATCGCAGCATTACTTCTGAGTTTCTCACCCAAGTTTGGCGAATTAATCGCAACAGTTCCACTGGGCGTTTTGGGCGGAGCCGCAACCCTGCTCTACGGCATGATCGGCGTGCTGGGAGTACGCATCTGGGTACAGAACAAGGTCAGCTTCTCCAACAACATCAACTTGACCACGGCTGCCGTGGCGCTCATTGTGGGCATCGCCAACTTCACCTGGTCCGCGGGAAACCTCACCTTCGAGGGTATTGCTCTGGGCACCGCCGCCGCGCTGATTGTTTATCACGGCATGAGCGCACTGGCGAAGTGGCGCGGAACTGCCACAAATCCACTGGATCCTGAGATTGACGCCGCTGCTCAGGAACCGTCAATAGAAAAGACCACCTAGCCCCTGTGGTTGAGGTTGGAGATGATGACACCCCGGAGGAATGAACTGCTCCCCGAAAGTTGGACTCGATAAATAAGAGTCTACGCAGCCAGTGCCTGAGCCCGATATTCCATCGGACTCAGGCACTGCAGCGTTAACGAGATGCGGTCGGTGTTATACCAGTGGATATAGTCCCGGAGTTCGGTGGTGAACACTTCTGTGTCAGTGAATTCTTGACGATGGAACATCTCTTCCTTGAGGTGACCGAAGAAGTTTTCCATTACCGAGTTATCTAAACAGTTGCCCCTGCGCGACATGGATTGGGCCATCTCGGCGTCGCTAAGGAGTTTCTGCCAGCTGGAGTTTTGGTACTGGAATCCTTGGTCTGAATGCATCATCGGGGTCTCGCCCGGGGCGAGGGTGCCAATCGCAGCGATGAGTGATTCGTTGGTGAAGGAAACGGTCGGGGACTGGGAAACCGAGTAGGAAACGATCGAGCGGTCAAACAGATCTAACACCGGTGAGAGGTAGACCTTGCGTTCGGCGATTTTGAACTCAGTCACGTCGGTCACCCATTTGGTGTTCGGCGCATCGGTTTCGAATTCTCGTTTGAGTAGGTTCTCGGCGATCTTACCGACCTGGCCTTTGTAAGAGGAATATTTGCGACGGGTACGGACTTTGCAGATCAGGTTCTCCTCACGCATCAGCTTCAGCACGGTCTTGCGTGCGATCTGCCAGCCGTGGCGTCTCAGGACTGCGTGGATGCGCCGGTGGCCGTAGCGGCCCTTAGCTACGGTGAAAGCCTCGTGGATCTGAGCTCGAAGCTCAGCGTGCCGGTCAGGGGTTTTGAGTGCCGCTTGACGGTGGAAAAATGTGGAACGAGCCAATCCCGCTGCTTGAAGCAACAGGGGCAGGGCATGGGATGCCTTGAGGGAAATCACGGTGCTGACTTTCAGCGCCGTGGTTGGTTCCTCAAGGCCCGTATTTTTTTTAGGTAGGCGTTCTCTGCCGCCAGACGTTCGTTCTCGCGGCGTAGCTTCTCCAGCTCACTGACTTCAACCGATAGGGTCTCAGGCACAAATTTGGGCCGGCCCTTGGCCTTGGGGCGCAGGCCCTCCTGGCCATAGTCCCGATAGGCGCGGATCCATGATCGCAAGAGGCCTAGAGAACTGAGCTGATGCATCTGGGCAAGGTCCTGCAGCGTCCCCTTACCGTCGAGATATTGGCGAACAACCGCCAGCTTGAAATCAAAGGAATACGCCTGCTTAGTTGTTTTGTTTTCCAATACTGCTCTACCCCAGATCTTGAAACGACTTCTCAACTCGCAAATAGCCGACACGCTGACTCCCAGCCTTGAGGATACCGCGCGATACCCAAACCCTTCCTCAAACAGATCGACGGCAGCTAGCCGCTGCTCGGCTGTCAATGAACTACGTGGACGCATGAAAAACTCCCCGAAAGTAAGGTACTGAATTATTCAGTCCAACTTTCGGGGAGCAGTTCAGGACCATGGGGTGTCATCATCTCCAACCTCAACCGGGAGTTTCAGATACCGTTAAGCGCCTCTGAGGTGGCGATCGTGGTGTACCGTGCCGCATCCGAAAGGGCCGCCTCGGGCGAGCCCGCCACATCCGTTGCACTGACGGCAGCCACAACTCCATGCTCGGCCAATTGCGCGGGGCTCACAGTGATTCTGCCAGCCACAACCACCACCGGAATCCCCCTGGCATGGGCGGCATCGGCCACTCCAAGCGGTCCCTTCCCGGAAAGCGACTGTGCATCAAGGGAGCCTTCTCCGGTAATGACAAGATCGGCGCTTTCAAGGGCTGTTTCCAGGTCGATCAGGGCTGCAACCAAGTCAAAGCCGCGTTCCACTGTGGCATTGGCATAGGCCACAAACATGGAGGGGAAGCCACCGGCTGCACCGGCGCCGGAGATATTGATGTTGGTGCCAGTGGATTCCCTGACCACCGATGCTAGGTTGCGTAAACCAGCATCGAGATGTTCGACGGCGTCCGCGTCGGCTCCCTTTTGTGGGCCAAATACATGCGCAGCACCCTGGAGTCCGTACAGCGGATTATCCACATCTACTGCCATCCGCACTTTAACCCCTGCCAGTCTCGGATCAAGTCCCGAAGCATCCACTGCCACCACGTCCACCAGCGGACCGCCGCCTAGGGGAACTAGATTTCCGTGCGCATCCAATAATTTAAGCCCTAGGGCGCGCAGGGCTCCGGTTCCGGCATCCGTCATGGCAGAACCGCCCAAGCCAATAATAATTTCCGTGGCCCCAGCTTCCAGCGCGGCGGCAACCAGCTGACCGGAACCGTAGGAGTGCGCCCGCAGGGAATTTTCAACAGTGGGCTCACTGAGCAGGTAGCCGCTGGCCTGAGCAGTTTCAATGACGGCCACAGCGGTCTTCTCCTGAAAGCCCCACACAGCAGCCACGGGTTTGAGAATGGGGCCAATCACAGTGTTTAAGCGTTCCGAAAAGCCGGCTGCGACAGCAGCCTCAACGGTACCTTCCCCGCCGTCGGCGATGGGAAGGGCAGTCACCACCGCGTCAGGGTAAACCCGCAGAGCACCTTCAGCCATGGCCGCGGCCGCTTCCGGGCCGGTGAGGGTCCCCTTGAACTTGTCGGGGGCAATGAGGATTCGCATGCCTCTATCCTGCCACCGCTCACCGACATGGCTCAATGATTACCTCCAGTAACCTCGCTGGCGCATAACCTCGGCGAGCAGGTCTGCTCTATCCGTCATGATGCCATCCACCCCAAGCTCAAAGAGTTCATGCATTTGTGCCGGATCATCAATAGTCCAGACATGGACCTTCAGACCCATCCGGTGCGCCCGGCGCACCTTTGCCCTGCTGGCAAGGTTTAGCCCCCTGTAGGTCCTGGGAATCTGCAGCACATCGACCTCACGCATGATGAAACGGGTGAGCACCCTTGGCAACAACGGGGTCAAAAGGTAGTACGTCAGAAGTAGTTTCATTCCCGCCGAACTTGCCACCGGACGGCTCAGCCGCGCAAGCACTTGACGGCGGCGCTTGTCTGAGAAGGAGGCAATACAAACGCGCTCATGCAGGCCGTAGGTTTCAATCGCCGCAACGAGGGGTTCCACGGAACCAGCATCCTTCACATCCACGTTAAACCTTGCGTTTGGCAACGCGGTAATGAATTCTTCGAGCGTGGCAATCGGCTCCCTGCCGCCAATCCGGGCACTTCTCACCACCGAGTGCGGCAACTGTGCAATGGTGCCGGCCAGATCCGTGGTGCGGTCAAGGGTTGCATCGTGGAACACCACCCCAACCCCGTCAGAGGTGGTGTTAATGTCAGTTTCGAGGTATTCGTAGCCCAGTCCCAGCGCTGCTTGAAACGCAGTCAACGAATTTTCCAGGCCGTCCAAAGAAAAGCCACGGTGTGCAATAGCAAGTGGCTGTGCTGAATCCAGAAAAGGCTTTACTGAATTGCGGGTTGTCTTCATTTTCGATTATGCCTTGGTCAATCAGGCCAGGCGCAGCGCAGCCAGGCGGGACTCGATAACTTGGGCCACGCCGTCGGCCTCAAAACGAGGTGCACGCAGCGCTGCAGCTGCGAGCGCTTGGGGGTGACCACTGGCCATCGCATAGCCAGCACCGGCCCAACCCAGCATTTCAACGTCGTTTGGCATGTCACCAAATGCCACCACGTCAGCGGCCGCAATCCCACGGGCGCCAGCATATTGGGCCAGTGTGACGGCCTTGTTCACTCCTAGTGGACCCATTTCAAGCAGGGCCATCTCGGGAGCTGAGTGGGTCACTGCAAGCAGCGAGCCCACCCTCGGGGTCACGAGCTCCATGAATTCATCCGCGTTGCCAGTGTGCAGAACCGCAAGCATCTTCACGATCCCGCTATCCGCCATGTCGGGGGTGAGAACCTGGGACATGAAATCGGCACGACTGGCAGGGGCGCGTGTGCCATAAAACCCTTCTTCAATATGCAAACCGGCCAAAGACTCCAGGGCAAAGTAGGGTTTGGCAGCCAATTCAATGACGATGTTGCGGACCATCTCCACCGTGTCCCAGGTAAGCACATGGGAATCAAGGACTTTTTCGGTGCCAAGATCATACGTCACAGCACCATTGGAGCAAATAACAGTGCCCGTGTGCCCAATCTGTTCACGGATAGGATCCAGCCAGCGCGGCGGCCGGCCCGTCACAAACACAATGTCAATACCCGCTTCGGCCGCAGCCAAGAAGGCCTCCACGGTGCGGTTACTGATCTTTCCGTCGTGGCCCAAAATAGTTCCGTCAATGTCACTGGCAATTAAACGCATACTCAAGGCTATCCAACTTCCCTCACGTGCGGCTCACGTACGCATTTCCGCACGGTTAGGTGGGTTGGCTCCAGCCCGGGACACGGTCATGGCGGCGGCTCGGGCCGCGTAATTGATCACTTCCGTCAAAGTTGCGGTTCCTATGGCACGCAGATCGGGGCGCCGCTGAGCCCCGTCCAGCTCCCTGTCAACAAGTGCTGACAAGAGGGCCGCCATGAAGGAGTCTCCTGCCCCGACTGTGTCCACAACCTTCACCAGAGGTACCGCACATGCACTCTCACCGTCCGCACACACCGCCCATGGGCCATCACCGCCCTGGGTTAGAACCACGACGGCGGGACCTTCAGTACCGCCCAGAGCAAGCCAGTTGCGGGCCGATTCCTTGGGGTCAACGCCAGGATAAAGCCATGCGAGGTCCTCATCGGAGGCTTTGATGACATCTGCCAGAGAAACAAATTTCTCCGCCTGCTCCCGGGCATAGTCAACGTCGCTGATGATACTGGGGCGGCAATTGGGATCGTAGGAGATGGTGGCGTGAGGGTGTGAACCCATGACTGCGGCCAGGACCTGCTCGGCGCCCGGTGCCAGCATGGTGGCGATGGAGCCGGTGTGGAGCAGGGTTGTCCCGGTCATCATAAAGTTGGGTTGCCCCTCAGCCCCACCCATCTCCGGCAGGGACCAGTCAAGCGCGAACTCATACGTTGCGGCGCCGTCCGCATCCAAGACCGCCCGGGCCACGGAGGTTGGCTGGTCATCAGGGGCTATGGGCACCATGACGTCATTGGCTCGAAGATGGCCAGCAACCATATCCCCATAAGCATCACGGCCGAACCTACCAAGGAACTGAACGGGGTGTCCCAGGCGGGCCAACCCGACGGCCACGTTCATGGGGCTGCCGCCCACATGCGGCTGTGGATCCTTGCCAATATGTACCACTTCATCAACTAAGGCTTCACCAATAACTGTCAACATGGCACTAGCCTATTGCCCGTGCGATTGAAACAGCCGTCCGAACCCGTGCGTTATCCGAATATTTGTGTGATAGTCGGCGATGCTGCTCGCCTGGGGCCAGCTCGGGAGCTTAGGCTCAATGTATGAGTAGTAACTGGGAACGCCTCGATGAATCACTGCGCCCGGCTGTCGCTGCTTCGGTGGCTGACTTTGAACGGACGTTGCCGGCTTTGCAGCGAGTCACCGCTGAAATGGAATCCCTTGTCAGGGACGTTCTCAGCGAGGCCGAAGATAAGCCACTTTTTGTTACCAGCCGCACCAAGAGCATTGATTCTTTCAGGGAAAAAGCGTCCCGGATGGTGTCCGAGCCGGATGCCGCCCCTGCCCTGCAATTCCCTGAGCCGCTGCGTAACCTCACTGACATGGTGGGTGTCCGGGTCATTACCACTCTGCCTGGCGAAAACGCTCTGGCCGCAAACCTGATTAAACGCAAAAGAAGCATTTTTGATTGCCGGGGCGACACGGAGAAGGACATTGGCTCCATTGAGTCCGGCACTTATGGTTATTCCAGCCGCCACTTGATCCTACGCACCATCCAAAACGATGTGGTGCGGGCCTATCAGGAACAGCTTGACCCCGGCACCAAGGCCAATGGCAGCTACTTTTTTGAGTGCCAGATCAGGACTATCTTTGCTCATGCCTGGAGTGAAATTGAGCACGACATACGTTTCAAGTCCCAGGATCCGCGGGCGTGGAGCCCGTACTTTGACAGGCAGTTCACGGCCACCGCGGCCATGCTTGAGACAGTTGAGTCGGCGTTTTCTGAGCTCCACGACAGGTATGAAACTGTCACAAGTTACTGGGACACCGAGGGTGAAGGCAATATCTCACTGACGCCGAACAGGATCAAGGCTGTGTGGCAGACCCTGCTGCCTCACGTTGATAGGAAGTCCGACGACGACTGGGGCTGGTCTGCAGAACTCGTGGCGGCCCACGGACTAGGTAAAACAGTGGACCTTGCAGCACTTCTGCAGCCCGAAATTATCTCTAATGTGCGCAAAGCCCTGGACCACAGGTACTCCCCCGGTCCTGACAGGCTCCTGGATGACCTGCTCCTGTGGCAATTCGGTGAAAGCCATATTGATCTCACTGCCGAAGACCCTTCATCCGAGGCGACCCCACGCCGAGACAGCCTAATTCGCCGTCATCAGCAAATGCAGCGTTATCGCAAAGCCCAAGGGTTCTAGCGGACTGGCTGGGCAATCAGAAGCTTGGCAATCAGTAGTTTGGCAATGAAGAGAGTCGCCTGTGCACTATCAGGATTTCTCCTGATAGTGCACAGGCGACTCTCTTTTGATGCATAAAGTGCGCCAACTGCAGCAACGTTAAAATCGTTGACGGTTAGCTGTTTTGGGGAGTTTTAGCACATACGAAAGCCAAAGACGTTGCATGGAACAAACCACATGCCGTAAGTAGTGGCTACATTGCCAGGTTTCATTGAAATATTTATATTACTGGCATTAATGGGACTGGCCTGGGCAGGTGACAGCCCCGGGGCAAGGATCAGGCCAGCGGCAAGAACTGCGGCTACGCCGACGGAGGCAATGGGGTTTTTCATGAGGAAACCTTTCAAGATCAATGATGCGAATCACCATGACATGGCTGCTCCCCAGCTTAGGGCCACGCGTGCGCCAAAAGGACATCAAGAACCTTATAAACCCCTGTCTTTTTGGACAGTCTTTGGCCGGGTTTGGAACTTTTCGATCCAATAAATCCTAAGCGATGACCCCTGTTCGAAGCGCTGTGATAACAATCTGCAACCTGTCACGAGCCGAGAATTTCCGCCCCAAACGGACCAAGTGATATTTCACCGTTGATTCCGAAAGGTGCAGGGCGGAGGCGATCTCACTGTTGCTTTGCCCCTCGCACAGCAGCTTTAATACGTCTTCTTCTCTCTCTGAGAGTTCAATGGCGCTTCGCTGCCTGGTGGCGGGAAGGCTCTTGCGAACGTCGGCAACGAGGAGGTGCGTGACCCCTGGGTCAATCGGGCACTCGCCCGCATGAACTTCTCTGACCGCTGCCACGATGCGCTCGGGCTTGGCATCCTTGACTACGTAACCGCTGGCCCCGGCAATGAGGGCGGATTTGAGGTACACATCGGAAATGTGGCCCGTCACAACAAGTATGCGTACCTCTGGCAGTTCGGCCACTATTCGTCGAATTGCCGCAATGCCGTCCATGACAGGCATTTGAATGTCAATGAGCATGACGTCAGGGTGGTGTTCGTGGGCCAACCGGACGGCCTGTGCGCCGTTCTCGCCTTCGGCTACCACCGATACGTCAGTTGCTTGGGAAAGATAAGTGCGCAATGCGCCTCGGACGAATTTTTCGTCGTCCACGATGACCACGTCAATTGATTTAGTTGTTACCGCATTCAAAGTCATGGTCACAGTCTACGTACCTAGATTCGCGGTGATGGCCATAGTAGTGGCCATAGTAGTGGCCATAGGTACCAGCAACTCTCAGCGAGTCGGCGTTGTGGGAAAAGAACCGGCTGGCCAAATTCCTCCCGGCTTTGACGCACCCTGTTGTCCCGGGCGGGCAGCTCCAAGCAAGCGCAGTTCATTCATGGCCTTCTCCTTCTATTAGGCGGGGAGTCGGCAACATCTTTAAGAAATTGTGCTGTCATCAGCCCCGCGTACGTTATTACGCTATGCAAGGAGAAGCCTGCATTCAATGCTCTCTCGTCAAGTCTGGCCAAAGGGACGAGGGAATCGGGCACTAGAAGAGAGAGACTGGTCAAATAGTCACATCGGGCGGCCGGCGAAGGGCAACACGACGTGCACACGCCACCACCCATTAATAGGCCCGGCCTCAAGTGTGCCGCCCAATCGCGAAGCCCGTTCTCGCAGCCCAGCCAGACCAGTGCCGGAGACCGGCAGGCCCGGCTTACCAGGAGTCATCCGGTTTTGCACGCTCAACTCAATACATTCTTCTTTTACGTCCACGGAGATATCACATTCGCTGCCCCCACCGGCATGCTTGACGGCATTAGTAGCGCTTTCCTGCAACACCCGCAGGACAGTGGATCGCAACCCATTGGGAGTCCGCTCCAAGTCTCCGGATGTTGTGACACGTGTGGGGACACTAAGTCCATTGAGCATCTTCTGCGCATCGGCAATGCTCTGTGCCAAATCTATACAGGCCGGGTTGGGCGAAACATCAGAGTCCGTTCCAGGTACGCCCTGGGGAACCTCATCGGCGCGCATTGTCTGGAGAAGCCTGCGCAGGTCATCAAGTGAGTTCCGCGCCATCCCACCAATTTCGGTCAAGGCATGCGCGCGGTCACTCTCCTCTTTAGAAATCGTGCCAAGGTTTGCCTGCACCGCAATCATTGTCAGCCCATGAGTAACAACGTCATGCAATTCACGCGCCAATTCCATGCGCTGTTCAAGGGCCGCCTGAGCGGCTTTTTCCTCTGCTTCCTTTTGAGCGCGTTCAACCCGGAGGGCCTTCTCTCTCAAGAGTTTTACCGCTAATCCTGGTGTTATGAGCAGCAACGTGGCGAATAAATAGGCCCAAAGTGCCGCCACGCTCAGCTCTGAGACACCAAATATCCAAATAATCTGCCACGCTAGAAAAAAACCAACTATAACTGCCAAACTTCGGGTGGAGACTCGGTATGCGGCAACGGCAAGCGCCCCAAACGCCAAAATAAGTGCACCGCCCGGCTGCGTGCTTGGGTACATGGCTGCCAGCATCACCACAAAAGCTATAGCTGTCAGGCGAGGCCAGAACGCGATTGTCATCCATACAGCCCAGTAGCTGGCAGTGCCGGCCAGCGCCCACCAGGGAAATTGTCCAGTCTGCGCTTTCATGATGAACAGGCGCGTATCATCAACAGCCGAAACAGTGACTAGAACTGCGACAAGGAAAGATACCCACGCCGGAATCGGTGAACTGCCAACTTTCAGCACCCCGGCATAGTTCGAACTACCCCGGACCTTCTCCGGTATTAGGCGCAACTCAGAACCGGCCCTTCAATGAAACTAAGGCATCCGCGAGCTGACAAAGGCATGCAGGAAGCCCCTGAATGGTGAAACTGGATGTGTTCATTGACCAATCGTCCCAGTTTTTTCGCATAATGTACCGTTTCATACCGTATTGCGCTGTCCGCGCGGCACATCACCGCAGTACAAACCCCAATCCCAGCTCATCGTCAGCGTCCAAAGTGAATTTACCTTCGCCAACAGGGAAGGACCGGCCACTGACTTCAACCACTACACTCTCACTTGAGCCGCCCAACTTCTCGCCCATGCTGCCAGTAACCCTGTCAACAACTCGGGCGGTGAATCGAGTGTCAATAATTGAATAGTTTTCCAGCACGTCCCCGTCCGCCAGTTGCCCAGAATCGCTCAGCAACGCCACCCGGGCGGCAGTTCCTGACCCACTGGGCGACCTGTCCACTTGCCCATCAGCAAAAACGCTCACATTGCGTTGCGCAAGTCCGGACCCGGATTCTTTGACGGGCTCGTGGAAGATCGTGCCAAAAATACCTTCCAGTTGGGTGTTCCCCGGGTGCTGCGCTGCCGGGTGCCCCGCTAGTGCGCCCGCCACTTGGTGCCCGGCGGAAACCACCTTCGCCAAGTTCGACGGCGTGACCTCAAGACCCGCAGCAGCGGCAGGAACCGAGGCGTACAGAGCTCCACTCCATGCCAAATCAACACGCAACAACCCAAAGTCCGCGGTTTTCACCTTAATGTCTCGCGCCACAACGTAGGAGGGCACATTGTGAAATGCCACTTCCCTGACTTTGCCACCTCCCATCGTCACCCGCGCCGTGACGCGACCCGAAGGAATATCAATCACAACGTCCGTCTCGCCGTCGTCCGGGGCCCTGACAAGTCCACTGCGCACAGCCCACGTTCCCAACGCCATGGTGCCGTGTCCGCAGACAGTGGAGAAACCCTCGCGGTGCCAGAATATGGCGCCAAAATGGGCCCCGGAATCATTGGGCGGCACCACAAAACCACCATACATATCGGCATGCCCGCGAGGCTCGTTGACAAGGAGCTTCCGAATTTTATCGGCATCCCCTGCAATGGCATTTTCGCGCCGTTCCAGCGCGGTACTTCCAGAAATGTCGAAAGGCAGGGCCGGGACAATCCTGAACGGCTCACCTGCTGTGTGATAGTCAAATGTTTCAATTTCCCACAATGCCGCTTTCACAGTCGTCTCTCCTTTGAGCTGACAAACTCTGGCGTGGGCGGGTCCTAGGCCATTGCCGTCAATATGGCACGGTGTATTTGCCCTGTCAATGTCCAGTCCTGGACACCGCTGCGTAGGCCGGTGCCGGATGGGTAGCGCTGCATGGGTAGCGCACCCCATCGACGGCTGTGGCCAAGTCGGGATAGATTCTAAGTAATCGCTCGGCAGGAACTCTCCGGTCGCAGTGAAACCACAGCGGTAATACCGCAAATTTTTAGTGAAGGAAGTGCATCATGGCAGCTGGAATGATTGGTAACGATCCCCAGGACATGGCCGATTTGGCCTCAAAGCTCGGCACCGCCATTGACCAGATCACTCAGGTCATGTCTACCCTGGACAGCAAGGCACAGTCCGTTCAGTGGGAAGGCCCCGACGCCACCCGCTTCAAGGGCACCCAGTGGCC
This genomic window from Arthrobacter sp. TMP15 contains:
- a CDS encoding IS3 family transposase, whose product is MISLKASHALPLLLQAAGLARSTFFHRQAALKTPDRHAELRAQIHEAFTVAKGRYGHRRIHAVLRRHGWQIARKTVLKLMREENLICKVRTRRKYSSYKGQVGKIAENLLKREFETDAPNTKWVTDVTEFKIAERKVYLSPVLDLFDRSIVSYSVSQSPTVSFTNESLIAAIGTLAPGETPMMHSDQGFQYQNSSWQKLLSDAEMAQSMSRRGNCLDNSVMENFFGHLKEEMFHRQEFTDTEVFTTELRDYIHWYNTDRISLTLQCLSPMEYRAQALAA
- a CDS encoding transposase, producing MRPRSSLTAEQRLAAVDLFEEGFGYRAVSSRLGVSVSAICELRSRFKIWGRAVLENKTTKQAYSFDFKLAVVRQYLDGKGTLQDLAQMHQLSSLGLLRSWIRAYRDYGQEGLRPKAKGRPKFVPETLSVEVSELEKLRRENERLAAENAYLKKIRALRNQPRR
- a CDS encoding glycerate kinase, translating into MRILIAPDKFKGTLTGPEAAAAMAEGALRVYPDAVVTALPIADGGEGTVEAAVAAGFSERLNTVIGPILKPVAAVWGFQEKTAVAVIETAQASGYLLSEPTVENSLRAHSYGSGQLVAAALEAGATEIIIGLGGSAMTDAGTGALRALGLKLLDAHGNLVPLGGGPLVDVVAVDASGLDPRLAGVKVRMAVDVDNPLYGLQGAAHVFGPQKGADADAVEHLDAGLRNLASVVRESTGTNINISGAGAAGGFPSMFVAYANATVERGFDLVAALIDLETALESADLVITGEGSLDAQSLSGKGPLGVADAAHARGIPVVVVAGRITVSPAQLAEHGVVAAVSATDVAGSPEAALSDAARYTTIATSEALNGI
- a CDS encoding glycerophosphodiester phosphodiesterase produces the protein MKTTRNSVKPFLDSAQPLAIAHRGFSLDGLENSLTAFQAALGLGYEYLETDINTTSDGVGVVFHDATLDRTTDLAGTIAQLPHSVVRSARIGGREPIATLEEFITALPNARFNVDVKDAGSVEPLVAAIETYGLHERVCIASFSDKRRRQVLARLSRPVASSAGMKLLLTYYLLTPLLPRVLTRFIMREVDVLQIPRTYRGLNLASRAKVRRAHRMGLKVHVWTIDDPAQMHELFELGVDGIMTDRADLLAEVMRQRGYWR
- a CDS encoding HAD family hydrolase — encoded protein: MRLIASDIDGTILGHDGKISNRTVEAFLAAAEAGIDIVFVTGRPPRWLDPIREQIGHTGTVICSNGAVTYDLGTEKVLDSHVLTWDTVEMVRNIVIELAAKPYFALESLAGLHIEEGFYGTRAPASRADFMSQVLTPDMADSGIVKMLAVLHTGNADEFMELVTPRVGSLLAVTHSAPEMALLEMGPLGVNKAVTLAQYAGARGIAAADVVAFGDMPNDVEMLGWAGAGYAMASGHPQALAAAALRAPRFEADGVAQVIESRLAALRLA
- a CDS encoding carbohydrate kinase, with protein sequence MLTVIGEALVDEVVHIGKDPQPHVGGSPMNVAVGLARLGHPVQFLGRFGRDAYGDMVAGHLRANDVMVPIAPDDQPTSVARAVLDADGAATYEFALDWSLPEMGGAEGQPNFMMTGTTLLHTGSIATMLAPGAEQVLAAVMGSHPHATISYDPNCRPSIISDVDYAREQAEKFVSLADVIKASDEDLAWLYPGVDPKESARNWLALGGTEGPAVVVLTQGGDGPWAVCADGESACAVPLVKVVDTVGAGDSFMAALLSALVDRELDGAQRRPDLRAIGTATLTEVINYAARAAAMTVSRAGANPPNRAEMRT
- a CDS encoding (p)ppGpp synthetase, giving the protein MSSNWERLDESLRPAVAASVADFERTLPALQRVTAEMESLVRDVLSEAEDKPLFVTSRTKSIDSFREKASRMVSEPDAAPALQFPEPLRNLTDMVGVRVITTLPGENALAANLIKRKRSIFDCRGDTEKDIGSIESGTYGYSSRHLILRTIQNDVVRAYQEQLDPGTKANGSYFFECQIRTIFAHAWSEIEHDIRFKSQDPRAWSPYFDRQFTATAAMLETVESAFSELHDRYETVTSYWDTEGEGNISLTPNRIKAVWQTLLPHVDRKSDDDWGWSAELVAAHGLGKTVDLAALLQPEIISNVRKALDHRYSPGPDRLLDDLLLWQFGESHIDLTAEDPSSEATPRRDSLIRRHQQMQRYRKAQGF
- a CDS encoding response regulator transcription factor; translation: MTLNAVTTKSIDVVIVDDEKFVRGALRTYLSQATDVSVVAEGENGAQAVRLAHEHHPDVMLIDIQMPVMDGIAAIRRIVAELPEVRILVVTGHISDVYLKSALIAGASGYVVKDAKPERIVAAVREVHAGECPIDPGVTHLLVADVRKSLPATRQRSAIELSEREEDVLKLLCEGQSNSEIASALHLSESTVKYHLVRLGRKFSARDRLQIVITALRTGVIA
- a CDS encoding histidine kinase; translated protein: MKAQTGQFPWWALAGTASYWAVWMTIAFWPRLTAIAFVVMLAAMYPSTQPGGALILAFGALAVAAYRVSTRSLAVIVGFFLAWQIIWIFGVSELSVAALWAYLFATLLLITPGLAVKLLREKALRVERAQKEAEEKAAQAALEQRMELARELHDVVTHGLTMIAVQANLGTISKEESDRAHALTEIGGMARNSLDDLRRLLQTMRADEVPQGVPGTDSDVSPNPACIDLAQSIADAQKMLNGLSVPTRVTTSGDLERTPNGLRSTVLRVLQESATNAVKHAGGGSECDISVDVKEECIELSVQNRMTPGKPGLPVSGTGLAGLRERASRLGGTLEAGPINGWWRVHVVLPFAGRPM
- a CDS encoding proline racemase family protein → MKAALWEIETFDYHTAGEPFRIVPALPFDISGSTALERRENAIAGDADKIRKLLVNEPRGHADMYGGFVVPPNDSGAHFGAIFWHREGFSTVCGHGTMALGTWAVRSGLVRAPDDGETDVVIDIPSGRVTARVTMGGGKVREVAFHNVPSYVVARDIKVKTADFGLLRVDLAWSGALYASVPAAAAGLEVTPSNLAKVVSAGHQVAGALAGHPAAQHPGNTQLEGIFGTIFHEPVKESGSGLAQRNVSVFADGQVDRSPSGSGTAARVALLSDSGQLADGDVLENYSIIDTRFTARVVDRVTGSMGEKLGGSSESVVVEVSGRSFPVGEGKFTLDADDELGLGFVLR